The genomic region AAGTGATTAGAGTCAATTTCGGTGGGGAATCTAGATGATTAGAACCCATGGGTAAAACCATAGCTAAAGGTCTTTGTTTCAACTTTTACTTGATCAACTCttcattttgttatatatatgACAAAATCAACTGCAAAACCTCTAATCAATATTATATTTTGAAGTGGAGAGATAAATTAAAGCAAGGATTGATAAAATGGGGGAATGAATATATTTGTAATAATGGAAACTTCAAAGTGACGTACAAAAGCATATACATCCCAAGGCAAAACCCTTAATAAGAGTTTGAGACTTGATTTGCTGCTAAACAGTTTCTATGGAGGATTTAGAGTCCCAGTTCTTAAAAAATGAGAGTACTATATACATACAAATATCGTTAAGAGAAACCTTGACATTTGGTTTCCTCACAAATTTTGTTTGCAACTATACAAGCTCAAATTCAGTACTTCTCAAAACAAGAGAAGACAAAGAATGATGCAACAGAAAAGAAACATGGATACTCTACTAAGAGATTTGTCAACCTGAATTTCCAGCCTTCTCATCCTAAGATTGTTATTCCTGATTAATGGGTAAGAAGCTTGGTTAGGGTAAGCAAACATACTTGTGTTTGAGCTCCCAAATATTCTAGCATACACCATTTCTCCCAAAGTTCCGATCATCGGATGGAAGAAATTCGTCATCGGTATACCACTAAGGTCGGATGATGCCAAGGTTGCATATCCTCCATAAGGTGGGAAGTATTGTTGGTTATGAAATGCTTGGGACTGAGAATGGAAAAAGTTTTCCTGAAGCTGTTGATTTAGATGTGAAGAAGGGGCGGTCATGTTCGATGTAGAAGGAGGTGGTCTTTGGGGAATGATCAGATCTGAATGTGGAGTCTTGGGTTGAGAATGTGAAGATGTGCCGTGACCGTAGAGGGGAACCAATGAACAGGAAGAGATGCTTGCCTTGCACACGGGGCAGTTCTTCCGTTGCGGGTCTGTATCGAGGGAAGAAGTTTGGACATTAAGCCATTTGTAAATGCAAGGCCAGCAATATAAGTGACCACAGAGGGTGACTACCGGCTCTTGTGCTGACTCGAAGCAAATGCTGCAATCGAAGCAGCTGGAATCTTTTTCTAGGTCTTTCGTTGGTTCTGGTATTGGATTCCATTTGTTCTTCAGTGAAATATCTCCATCAGAATCGAAATGTGATTCTTGTTCAAAGAAGTTTGGTTCCATAGCCATTCTGCAAGATGTAAACAGTTCAGATATAGGTATAAACATGTAAGCAAATCATAAAAACAGAGGACCATTGGAAATACAGATATACCAAGTTGATTATATAAATTAATTGTAAATACATGAATTTGCTACTTTAAAT from Gossypium arboreum isolate Shixiya-1 chromosome 1, ASM2569848v2, whole genome shotgun sequence harbors:
- the LOC108481976 gene encoding E3 ubiquitin-protein ligase RMA3-like isoform X2 encodes the protein MESNTRTNERPRKRFQLLRLQHLLRVSTRADPQRKNCPVCKASISSCSLVPLYGHGTSSHSQPKTPHSDLIIPQRPPPSTSNMTAPSSHLNQQLQENFFHSQSQAFHNQQYFPPYGGYATLASSDLSGIPMTNFFHPMIGTLGEMVYARIFGSSNTSMFAYPNQASYPLIRNNNLRMRRLEIQVDKSLSRVSMFLFCCIILCLLLF
- the LOC108481976 gene encoding E3 ubiquitin-protein ligase RMA3-like isoform X1: MAMEPNFFEQESHFDSDGDISLKNKWNPIPEPTKDLEKDSSCFDCSICFESAQEPVVTLCGHLYCWPCIYKWLNVQTSSLDTDPQRKNCPVCKASISSCSLVPLYGHGTSSHSQPKTPHSDLIIPQRPPPSTSNMTAPSSHLNQQLQENFFHSQSQAFHNQQYFPPYGGYATLASSDLSGIPMTNFFHPMIGTLGEMVYARIFGSSNTSMFAYPNQASYPLIRNNNLRMRRLEIQVDKSLSRVSMFLFCCIILCLLLF